The Veillonellaceae bacterium genomic interval TCATAACGGTAAACCAGCCAATTATTGTAGCTAAGCCCAAACCGCCCACACCGCTGAACCAGTGATCACCGGCCGGTAAGCTGGCAGCTATGGTTCCGATGCCGCCTTGGTTGCTTACGCTGAGAATAGTCGCAACAATAACGCCGAAATAAATAAGAGCAACACTGATAATATTTGAAAGTCCGGCCGACCAAAGGCCGCCGATAAGCGTAATGCCGATAAAAACTACGGCGCTGGTAAGCATGCCGCCGGTGAAGCTGAAGATATCGGGCAGCAGCGATGATAAAATTGCGCCGCCGGCTAAATATTGCATGGACGTAATGACAAGCTGGATAGTTATCAGGCCGATAACACTGATGATGCGGCCTTTTTTATCGTAATAACGTTCAAATAATGCGGGGATTGTGGTACAGTTAAGCTCACGGTATTTGCTGGCTGCGGCCATACCCATAATTACGGCTCCGGCCGACCACGCTGCATTGTACCAGCCGGCTGCTATCCCTACCTGAAAAGCGTTTTCGGCAACTCCAATTGTTGATGCCGCGCCAATTGCCAAGCCGGCCACGTTTACGGCTACCAAGGTTGTACTTAGTTTGCGTCCGGCAAATAAGAAGCCCGAGCTTTTTGCCGCGGTCTTCCGCTTGGCATAAATGCTAATTCCGAATAACAGGGCAATATAAGTTAGAACAATACCAAACTGAATGGACATTTTACACCATCCTACCTTTCTTCAATCCGATTATTCAGCATAAGTCCAAATCCGCACAATCGCGGTGGGCATTTTAGATAATAAAAAACACACTCCGGCCAGGAGTGTGCTTATTTCCTCTACCATCCTGCCATGCTACTACTACAGACTCATGCTGTAATTCTACAACCCTATCGTAACAAAGACAGTCGTTGTTTGTCAATAAAAATAAGGCAGGGGAAGTTATTAGCAGGCAGTAAGACCCCCATCGACTGTCCATGCGGCGCCGGTGACAAAGGATGCGGCATCCGAGGCTAAAAAACAAATAACCTGAGCGGCCTCATCTGCACTGCCGATGCGGCCCAAGGGATAGACCGAGGCCATCTCCCGCCGAGCGGCATCGATGTCCTTAGTCTCGGCCAGTTGTTTATCAAGCATTGGGGTCTCAATATCACCGGGGCAAACACAATTAACCCGGATATTATAGGGCGCCAATTCGAGTGCTAATGCTTTACTAAAGGTAACTACAGCACCCTTGGCTGCGCAATAAGCGGTACATAAAAAATTGCCATTTAGACCGGCATCGGAGGCAACATTTACAATCGCAGCACTTTGCTGCTTGCGCAGATGCGGAACGGTATACTTGGCGATAAAATAAGTTCCTTTAAGATTAGTGTCTATAATCTCGTCATATTCGTTAACTGAAGTATCGGTAATGGCCTTCTCAAGATAGACACCAGCTGAGTTAACAACAATATCAAGCCGGCCATGCCATAGTGCCGCCTGAGCTGCGATCTTTCGGCAATCTTCAGGTTTACTCACGTCTCCGGCTATAAACCTTACCTTGCCGGCGAATTCGGCTAAATCGTCGATAGCTCGCTGTCCTTTGGCCGAAGATCGACCGTTGAGCAGGACATGCGCTCCGCCTTGCAAAAACAGTTTAGCTGCAGCGAGGCCAATGCCTGACGTTCCTCCGGTAATTAAAACAATTTTATTATTAAAATCGTATTTCATATTGCCTCCCTTTTTCAATGGCTGTCTTTAGCATTTCGTGAATGAAACCACCATTTTAGCGCTACCGGCAAGATAAGCAGCATAAATAACAAGCGAAATAATTGATAAGCCGTAATAATTGATACATCGGCGCCGACGTTAATGGCTGTAATCCCCATCTCGGTCATACCGCCGGGCGCTGTACCTAAAAAGGCAGTGATAATATCGATATTATGCCAAAAGGTTAAGAGATACCCAATACCCAAAGAAAATAGCACAATTGCAACGCCGCCGCCAATCGAGTAGGGAAGCAGCTGCTTCCAGTTTTCTAAATTGGCTATTTTAGTAGTTACACCTAAGTAAGTACCAAAAAACAACTGAGCGGCGATTGCGAGAGGAGCCGGTACAGCCGGCGGCTGTAAACCGGCTAAGACTAGCGCCGCGGTGCTGAGGACGGGGCCCAGGAGATAAGCTGTAGGAAAGTTTAGGGCGTTTGCGGCAAGGGCACTGGCGATAGCTGCAAAGGCAAAGATAACTTCGGCATAAGGCAGCGGTTTGCCGAATGATACACCTTGTCCCTCAGAGCCCAAGCCGGCTGACAGGCCGTGGACGGCCAGAAAGGGAACAATAAAGACGACTGACAGCAGGCGGATTGTTTGAATAAAGGTGACGACTGTAGTATTGCTGTCAGGTACTTCCTCACTTAGCACAACCATCTGTGTCATGCCGCCCGGGGTACTGCCCAGTATACTGCTGGCCAGGCTTATCCCGGTCTTTTTATGAGTAATATAGCCAATAAGCAAACTGAATATAACGGTACTGACAGTAGCTGCCAGCATGGCCGGCAGTTGGACGGCAATTTGCTGCAAAGTGTTTAAGGTAAACGAGCTGCCCATTATATAGCCGAGAATAATGAGGCCGAAATTGCGGATGCTTACCGGCCAGTAAGCCGGTATTTTCCAGATAGCCGTCAGAATACTTACAGCAACAAGCGGGCCAAGCGTCCAAGGGAGCGGAGCATTGAGCAGATAAAAACAATAGCCGCCGGTTAGCGATATAATAAGCGTAGTTAATAGCGCCAAAATTTGTATGTACAACACCCCTTGTCTTGTAATGCAAAGCTTCCATTGTTAAAGTTAGGTATATTATATTACTTTTGCCGGCTAAAACAAAGAGACTGCCAACGGCAGTCTCTCCAAATGCGGTTTTAATCGTCGGTTTTCTTTTCTTCAACAAGTGCCAGCGCAACTACTTTATCTTGTTCATCGGTGCGCATCAGCTTGACGCCCTGAGCGTTACGGCCGAACACCGAGATTTCGTTGATATCGGTACGGATGACAATGCCTTCGCTGGTAATGAGCATTAATTCCTGGTTAGGACGCACAAGCCGCAGGCCGATAACTTCACCGGTTTTTTCAGTGACCCTGGTGTTAATAATGCCTTTGCCGGCACGGCTCTGCAGGCGGTAATCGGTGACCGGGGTGCGTTTTCCATAGCCTTCAGCCGTTACGCTTAAGATTTCGCCGTCTTTTGTGATAGCGTCCATGCCTACGACCTTATCGCCCTTGTTAAGCCGGATGCCAATTACACCATGCGCCGCTCGGCCCATTACACGGACGTCGGTCTCAGGGAAGATGATTGCCAAGCCGTCCTTGGTGCCCATGATGATTTTCTTTTGGCCATTGGTCATTCTAACGCCGATCAAATCATCATCTTCATCAAGCGAGATAGCAATTAAGCCGCCCTTGCGCGAAGTATCATATTCGGTCAGCTCAGTTTTCTTGACAATGCCTTTCTGAGTTGCCATGAACAGATATAGTTTGTCCGAAAATTCGCGGACAGGAATAACGGCGGTAATTTTCTCTTTGTCCATTGGCAGCAGATTAACAATGGATGTGCCGCGAGCCGTCCGACTGGCTTCAGGGACTTCGTAGGCTTTTAAACGATAAACCCGGCCGCGGTTAGTGAAGAAGAGGATGTTGTGGTGGGTAGTTGTAACAAATAAATGTTCAACAAAGTCTTCTTCCTTAGTACCCATACCGGTTACACCACGACCGCCGCGTTTTTGGTTGCGGTAGGTATCAACGGGCAAGCGTTTGATATAGCCGTCATGGGTTAAAGTCAGAACAATATCTTCTTCGGCGATCAGGTCTTCAAGCTCCAATTTGGAAACGTCGCTAGTAATAACGGTGCGGCGTTCGTCGCTGAACCGGCG includes:
- a CDS encoding SDR family oxidoreductase codes for the protein MKYDFNNKIVLITGGTSGIGLAAAKLFLQGGAHVLLNGRSSAKGQRAIDDLAEFAGKVRFIAGDVSKPEDCRKIAAQAALWHGRLDIVVNSAGVYLEKAITDTSVNEYDEIIDTNLKGTYFIAKYTVPHLRKQQSAAIVNVASDAGLNGNFLCTAYCAAKGAVVTFSKALALELAPYNIRVNCVCPGDIETPMLDKQLAETKDIDAARREMASVYPLGRIGSADEAAQVICFLASDAASFVTGAAWTVDGGLTAC
- a CDS encoding AbrB family transcriptional regulator, with the protein product MYIQILALLTTLIISLTGGYCFYLLNAPLPWTLGPLVAVSILTAIWKIPAYWPVSIRNFGLIILGYIMGSSFTLNTLQQIAVQLPAMLAATVSTVIFSLLIGYITHKKTGISLASSILGSTPGGMTQMVVLSEEVPDSNTTVVTFIQTIRLLSVVFIVPFLAVHGLSAGLGSEGQGVSFGKPLPYAEVIFAFAAIASALAANALNFPTAYLLGPVLSTAALVLAGLQPPAVPAPLAIAAQLFFGTYLGVTTKIANLENWKQLLPYSIGGGVAIVLFSLGIGYLLTFWHNIDIITAFLGTAPGGMTEMGITAINVGADVSIITAYQLFRLLFMLLILPVALKWWFHSRNAKDSH